The following are encoded together in the Pan troglodytes isolate AG18354 chromosome 6, NHGRI_mPanTro3-v2.0_pri, whole genome shotgun sequence genome:
- the TAS2R3 gene encoding taste receptor type 2 member 3 (The RefSeq protein has 1 substitution compared to this genomic sequence): MGLTEGVFLILSGTQFTLGILVNCFIELVNGSSWFKTKRMSLSDFIITTLALLRIILLCIILTDSFLIEFSPNTHDSGIIMQIIDVSWTFTNHLSIWLATCLGVLYCLKIASFSHPTFLWLKWRVSRVMVWMLLGALLLSCGSTASLINEFKLYSVFRGIEATRNVTEHFRKKRSEYYLIHVLGTLWYLPPLIVSLASYSLLIFSLGRHTRQMLQNGTSSRDPTTEAHKRAIRIILSFFFLFLLYFLAFLIASFGNFLPKTKMAKMIGEVMTMFYPAGHSFILILGNSKLKQTFVVMLRCESGHLKPGSKGPIFS; encoded by the coding sequence ATGGGACTCACCGAGGGGGTGTTCCTGATTCTGTCTGGCACTCAGTTCACACTGGGAATTCTGGTCAATTGTTTCATTGAGTTGGTCAATGGTAGCAGCTGGTTCAAGACCAAGAGAATGTCTTTGTCTGACTTCATCATCACCACCCTGGCACTCTTGAGGATCATTCTGCTGTGTATTATCTTGACTGATAGTTTTTTAATAGAATTCTCTCCCAACACACATGATTCAGGGATAATAATGCAAATTATTGATGTTTCCTGGACATTTACAAACCATCTGAGCATTTGGCTTGCCACCTGTCTTGGTGTCCTCTACTGCCTGAAAATCGCCAGTTTCTCTCACCCCACATTCCTCTGGCTCAAGTGGAGAGTTTCTAGGGTGATGGTATGGATGCTGTTGGGTGCACTGCTCTTATCCTGTGGTAGTACTGCATCTCTGATCAATGAGTTTAAGCTCTATTCTGTCTTTAGGGGAATTGAGGCCACCAGGAATGTGACTGAACACTTCAGAAAGAAGAGGAGTGAGTATTATCTGATCCATGTTCTTGGGACTCTGTGGTACCTGCCTCCCTTAATTGTGTCCCTGGCCTCCTACTCTTTGCTCATCTTCTCCCTGGGGAGGCACACACGGCAGATGCTGCAAAATGGGACAAGCTCCAGAGATCCAACCACTGAGGCCCACAAGAGGGCCATCAGAATcatcctttccttcttctttctcttcttactttactttcttgctttcttaATTGCATCATTTGGTAATTTCCTACCAAAAACCAAGATGGCTAAGATGATTGGCGAAGTAATGACAATGTTTTATCCTGCTGGCCACTCATTTATTCTCATTCTGGGGAACAGTAAGCTGAAGCAGACATTTGTAGTGATGCTCCGACGTGAGTCTGGTCATCTGAAGCCTGGATCCAAGGGACCCATTTTCTCTTAG